A part of Acidimicrobiales bacterium genomic DNA contains:
- the murF gene encoding UDP-N-acetylmuramoyl-tripeptide--D-alanyl-D-alanine ligase, translating into MTAPAPGAAGVVLGASFGGDGHVLRSVVVAACGLSILLSGVRWLRVAQREHYLADSASRFAVRWGAVVPVNTLGLAVAVTGVVLASRWPVTALATAVVVAVGPVGLGLRGRTAPLAWTRRLRTLAVVWIVLEAAAVTVATLAGQGPVGAAAAALAAPALVDLACALVAPLERRLAGAHVARAAARLRRVAPRVVAITGSYGKTSTKGYVAHLVGGAMTVVASPASFNNRAGLARAVNEHLADGTEVFVAEMGTYGPGEIAELCTWVRPEVAVITAIGPVHLERFRSEERVLGAKAEILAGARCAVLVVDDPRLAALADATAAGGTTVWRASGRDPGADVAVTGGPGGRRVHVRGEEIARDVEVDVRPGNLAAAVAVAVELGVPPADVARRLATLPASPHRLEPSVSPGGFAVLDDTYNANPAGARAALEALERLGQGAQRRVVVTPGMVELGARQAEENARFAREAAGVATDLVVVGRTNRRALRRGARASSGTSAPAVGEPAGSRPARVVVVRTRDQAIGWVRAHLGRGDVVLYENDLPDHYP; encoded by the coding sequence GTGACCGCTCCGGCACCGGGCGCGGCCGGAGTCGTCCTGGGGGCGTCCTTCGGCGGCGACGGCCACGTGCTGCGCTCGGTGGTCGTGGCCGCCTGCGGGCTGTCGATCCTGCTCTCCGGGGTCCGGTGGCTGCGGGTGGCGCAGCGGGAGCACTATCTCGCCGACTCGGCGTCGCGCTTCGCCGTCCGGTGGGGGGCCGTCGTTCCCGTCAACACGCTCGGGCTGGCGGTGGCGGTCACCGGCGTGGTGCTGGCGTCGCGGTGGCCGGTCACCGCCCTCGCCACCGCCGTGGTGGTCGCCGTGGGCCCGGTCGGCCTGGGCCTGCGGGGCCGCACCGCACCGTTGGCGTGGACACGTCGCCTGCGGACGCTCGCCGTGGTGTGGATCGTCCTCGAGGCCGCCGCCGTCACCGTGGCCACCCTCGCCGGGCAGGGCCCCGTCGGCGCGGCGGCCGCCGCGCTGGCCGCCCCGGCCCTCGTCGACCTGGCCTGCGCCCTCGTGGCACCACTCGAACGGCGCCTGGCCGGGGCCCACGTGGCGCGGGCCGCGGCGCGCCTTCGCCGGGTCGCACCCCGGGTGGTGGCCATCACCGGCTCCTACGGCAAGACGAGCACCAAGGGGTACGTCGCCCACCTGGTCGGGGGCGCCATGACGGTCGTCGCCAGCCCCGCCAGCTTCAACAACCGGGCCGGGCTGGCCCGGGCCGTCAACGAGCACCTCGCCGACGGCACCGAGGTGTTCGTGGCCGAGATGGGGACGTACGGACCCGGTGAGATCGCCGAGCTGTGCACGTGGGTCCGGCCCGAGGTGGCCGTGATCACCGCGATCGGCCCCGTCCACCTGGAGCGATTCCGATCCGAGGAGCGCGTCCTGGGGGCGAAGGCCGAGATCCTGGCGGGCGCGCGCTGCGCCGTGCTCGTCGTCGACGACCCGCGACTCGCGGCGCTGGCCGACGCCACCGCCGCCGGGGGCACGACCGTGTGGCGCGCCTCGGGGCGCGATCCCGGGGCCGACGTGGCGGTGACCGGGGGGCCCGGCGGGCGGCGCGTGCACGTCCGGGGCGAGGAGATCGCCCGCGATGTCGAGGTGGACGTGCGCCCGGGGAACCTGGCGGCCGCCGTCGCCGTGGCCGTCGAGCTCGGCGTGCCCCCGGCCGACGTGGCCCGACGTCTGGCCACCTTGCCGGCGTCGCCGCACCGGCTGGAGCCGTCGGTGAGCCCGGGGGGGTTCGCCGTGCTCGACGACACCTACAACGCCAACCCCGCCGGCGCCCGGGCGGCGCTGGAGGCGCTGGAGCGTCTGGGACAGGGCGCGCAGCGGCGCGTCGTGGTCACGCCCGGGATGGTCGAGCTCGGTGCCCGCCAGGCCGAGGAGAATGCCCGCTTCGCGCGGGAGGCGGCCGGTGTCGCCACCGATCTCGTCGTCGTGGGCCGCACCAACCGCCGGGCGCTGCGGCGCGGCGCCCGGGCGTCCTCCGGCACGAGCGCCCCGGCGGTCGGCGAGCCCGCCGGTTCCCGGCCCGCCCGGGTGGTGGTGGTCCGGACGCGCGACCAGGCCATCGGGTGGGTGCGTGCCCACCTCGGGCGGGGCGACGTCGTGCTGTACGAGAACGACCTGCCCGACCACTACCCTTGA
- a CDS encoding alpha/beta hydrolase — protein sequence MLRSLGGGAMYGETWGDGPPSVLVLHGWRRTHADFAGSVGPAWPEGPLPTLAPDLPGFGATPAPAVAWGSVDYAAAVARLFDAPPQRGGEGGAREERGGEGGGGEGGARRVVVVGHSLGGRIAVRLAAARPELVGALVLSGAPLVARGGRRRPPVVFRVARAMHRAHLVGDARMERARRRHGSADYRAAEGVIRDILVRLVNERYDDALAAVRCPVELVWGDDDAEAPLSVARAIVDALPDARLTVCPGAGHLTPLTAPGELRAAVERALARRT from the coding sequence GTGCTGCGGTCGCTCGGCGGTGGGGCGATGTATGGCGAGACCTGGGGAGACGGGCCGCCGTCGGTGCTCGTCCTGCACGGTTGGCGGCGGACCCACGCCGACTTCGCCGGGTCGGTGGGGCCGGCGTGGCCGGAGGGCCCGCTCCCGACCCTGGCGCCCGACCTGCCCGGGTTCGGCGCCACCCCGGCCCCCGCCGTCGCCTGGGGATCGGTGGACTACGCCGCCGCGGTGGCACGGCTCTTCGACGCGCCCCCGCAGCGCGGTGGCGAGGGGGGCGCCCGAGAGGAGCGCGGTGGCGAGGGGGGCGGTGGCGAGGGGGGCGCCCGACGCGTCGTCGTGGTCGGGCACTCGCTCGGAGGGCGCATCGCCGTCCGGCTGGCGGCGGCGCGGCCTGAGCTGGTCGGGGCGCTCGTGCTCAGTGGCGCGCCGCTGGTCGCGCGTGGCGGCCGCCGGCGTCCTCCGGTGGTGTTCCGGGTGGCCCGTGCCATGCACCGGGCACATCTCGTCGGCGACGCCCGCATGGAGCGCGCCCGGCGTCGGCACGGCTCGGCCGACTACCGCGCCGCCGAGGGTGTGATCCGCGACATCCTCGTGCGACTGGTGAACGAGCGCTACGACGACGCCTTGGCGGCGGTGCGCTGCCCGGTGGAGCTCGTGTGGGGGGACGACGACGCCGAGGCACCCCTGTCGGTGGCGCGCGCCATCGTCGACGCGCTGCCCGACGCCCGCCTCACCGTGTGCCCGGGGGCGGGTCACCTCACGCCGCTCACCGCCCCTGGCGAGCTGCGCGCCGCCGTCGAGCGGGCGCTCGCCCGACGGACGTGA
- a CDS encoding ATP-dependent helicase, with amino-acid sequence MTRSMPREPDVPGLLAGLTEAQRRAVTCDDLPLCVLAGAGSGKTTVLARRVARRVLDGSAAAERTLVVTFTRKAAGELRDRLGRLGVPGRVSAGTFHAVALAQLRRHWADRGVRPAVLIDDPSRLVQAALGPAPAGTGNVAAVLAELHWAQVRMLGPDRYASAAAAAGRAAPPGLTHHEVAEAFDRYVVEKDKRGVIDLDDLVTRCAIVLEDDPEAAAAQRWRIRHVFVDEFQDVNPAQWRLLMAWLGDGRDLFVVGDPRQAIYSWNGADPTLLDRLPVLLAGTAVLHLDDNHRSTPQVVSAARAVLGGHPGRASRPDGPWPVIEGFDDDDSEAAAVGRWLRRTHRPGHPWSHLAVLARTNARLEPVARALSAAGIPVRLTGSTTATRWRGVLAELRRLPDGRPLRSALAEMVMSRESQRLDDPGRLGGPPAPTAPGALPPALARLADEHALESPDATVGEFLEWLAAGGEGEGALDPVDGVELSTFHRAKGLEWPAVAVVGLEDGMVPIAYAVTPDAEAEERRLLYVALTRAEDELWCSWARTRRAGDRTWRCRPSPLLAAVEEASNADRPSGDPRLLASRVASLRARLPDAG; translated from the coding sequence GTGACACGCTCCATGCCCCGCGAGCCCGACGTCCCCGGGCTCCTGGCGGGCCTCACGGAAGCCCAGCGACGGGCGGTGACGTGTGACGACCTGCCGCTGTGCGTCCTGGCGGGCGCGGGGTCGGGGAAGACCACCGTCCTGGCCCGGCGCGTCGCCCGGCGCGTCCTCGACGGGTCGGCGGCCGCCGAGCGCACCCTGGTGGTCACCTTCACCCGGAAGGCCGCGGGCGAGCTGCGCGACCGGCTCGGTCGCCTGGGGGTGCCGGGTCGGGTGTCGGCCGGGACCTTCCACGCCGTCGCCCTGGCCCAGTTGCGGCGCCACTGGGCGGACCGGGGCGTGCGGCCCGCGGTGCTGATCGACGATCCCTCCCGCCTCGTGCAGGCGGCGCTGGGCCCGGCCCCCGCCGGCACGGGGAATGTCGCCGCCGTGCTCGCCGAGCTGCACTGGGCCCAGGTGCGCATGCTCGGGCCGGACCGCTACGCGTCGGCGGCGGCGGCGGCCGGGCGGGCCGCGCCGCCGGGGCTGACCCACCACGAGGTCGCCGAGGCCTTCGACCGGTATGTCGTCGAGAAGGACAAACGGGGCGTCATCGACCTCGACGACCTCGTCACGCGGTGCGCGATCGTGCTCGAGGACGACCCCGAGGCCGCGGCCGCCCAGCGCTGGCGCATCCGCCACGTGTTCGTCGACGAATTCCAGGACGTCAACCCGGCCCAGTGGCGACTGCTCATGGCCTGGCTCGGCGACGGGCGCGATCTGTTCGTGGTCGGCGACCCCCGCCAGGCCATCTACTCCTGGAACGGCGCCGACCCGACGCTGCTCGACCGCCTCCCCGTGCTCCTGGCGGGCACGGCGGTCCTGCACCTCGACGACAACCACCGGTCCACGCCCCAGGTGGTGTCCGCCGCCCGGGCCGTCCTCGGCGGCCACCCGGGCCGGGCGTCGCGGCCCGACGGTCCGTGGCCCGTGATCGAGGGCTTCGACGACGACGACAGCGAAGCCGCCGCCGTCGGGCGCTGGCTGCGCCGGACGCACCGGCCGGGGCATCCGTGGTCCCACCTGGCCGTGCTGGCACGGACGAACGCCCGCCTCGAGCCCGTCGCCCGGGCGCTGTCGGCGGCGGGGATCCCCGTCCGCCTCACCGGCTCCACGACGGCGACCAGGTGGCGCGGGGTGCTCGCCGAGCTCCGGCGGCTGCCCGACGGTCGCCCGTTGCGAAGCGCCCTCGCCGAGATGGTGATGAGCCGGGAGTCGCAGCGGCTCGACGATCCCGGGCGCCTCGGCGGCCCACCGGCCCCGACGGCACCGGGCGCCCTCCCGCCCGCCCTCGCCCGCCTGGCCGACGAGCACGCGCTCGAGTCCCCCGACGCCACCGTGGGCGAATTCCTCGAATGGCTCGCCGCCGGCGGCGAGGGCGAGGGGGCGCTCGACCCGGTCGACGGCGTCGAGCTGTCGACGTTCCACCGGGCCAAGGGGCTCGAGTGGCCGGCGGTCGCCGTGGTCGGCCTCGAGGACGGCATGGTCCCCATCGCGTACGCGGTCACGCCCGATGCGGAGGCCGAGGAGCGTCGCCTGTTGTACGTCGCGCTCACGCGGGCCGAGGACGAGCTGTGGTGTTCGTGGGCCCGCACCCGCCGGGCCGGGGACCGGACGTGGCGCTGCCGGCCGTCGCCGCTGCTGGCCGCGGTGGAGGAGGCGAGCAACGCCGATCGGCCGAGCGGCGACCCCCGCCTGCTGGCGTCCCGGGTGGCGTCGCTCCGGGCGCGGTTGCCCGACGCCGGCTGA
- a CDS encoding exodeoxyribonuclease III, producing the protein MRIATWNVNSLNARLARVEEWIEYARPDVLCMQETKLADAAFPTMAFSALGYESASHGDGRWNGVAIVSRVGLEDVAAGFGSPVDAQGARIVAATCGGVRVHSVYVPNGRDVGSEHYDSKLVWLDALREHLARNCTPTDPVAVCGDFNVAPDDRDVWDPAAFAGSTHVTAPERERVQALEHWGLVDAFRLCYGDDGLFTWWDYRAGNFHKHMGLRIDLVMLSRPLAAKVTYALVDRNARKGKQPSDHAPVLVDVEV; encoded by the coding sequence GTGCGTATCGCCACCTGGAACGTCAACTCGCTGAACGCGCGCCTGGCGCGTGTGGAGGAGTGGATCGAGTACGCACGACCCGACGTGCTGTGCATGCAGGAGACCAAGCTCGCCGACGCGGCCTTTCCCACGATGGCGTTCTCCGCCCTCGGCTACGAATCGGCGTCCCACGGTGACGGCCGCTGGAACGGTGTGGCCATCGTGAGCCGCGTCGGCCTCGAGGACGTGGCCGCCGGGTTCGGGAGCCCCGTCGACGCCCAGGGCGCCCGGATCGTGGCCGCCACCTGCGGGGGCGTCCGGGTCCACAGCGTGTATGTCCCCAACGGCCGGGACGTGGGGAGCGAGCACTACGACTCCAAGCTGGTCTGGCTCGACGCGTTGCGCGAGCACCTGGCGCGTAACTGCACGCCCACCGACCCGGTGGCGGTGTGCGGGGACTTCAACGTCGCCCCCGACGACCGTGACGTCTGGGACCCGGCCGCCTTCGCGGGCTCGACCCACGTCACTGCGCCGGAGCGCGAGCGCGTGCAGGCGCTCGAGCACTGGGGCCTCGTCGACGCCTTCCGGCTCTGTTACGGCGACGACGGGCTGTTCACGTGGTGGGACTACCGCGCCGGGAACTTCCACAAGCACATGGGACTGCGGATCGACCTGGTCATGCTGAGCCGGCCGCTGGCGGCGAAGGTCACCTATGCGCTCGTGGACCGCAACGCCCGCAAGGGGAAGCAGCCCTCCGACCACGCTCCGGTGCTCGTCGACGTCGAGGTGTAG
- the fabZ gene encoding 3-hydroxyacyl-ACP dehydratase FabZ, translating into MPRPQDVLPHRPPFLFVDEVTELEPGRRARGSWYLRGDEAFFAGHFPGRPTLPGVLMVESLAQLGGIAVLADERFAGRLPLFGGIDKARFRRQVVPGEVLDLEVTLGRLSARAGTGRGRASVGGQLACEADLLFVIVDA; encoded by the coding sequence GTGCCGCGACCACAGGACGTCCTGCCGCACCGGCCCCCGTTCCTGTTCGTGGACGAGGTGACCGAGCTCGAGCCGGGCCGGCGCGCCCGGGGCTCGTGGTACCTGCGCGGTGACGAGGCCTTCTTCGCCGGGCACTTCCCCGGCCGACCCACCCTCCCCGGTGTGCTGATGGTGGAGTCCCTGGCCCAGCTGGGGGGGATAGCGGTCCTCGCCGACGAGCGCTTCGCCGGGCGTCTGCCGCTGTTCGGAGGCATCGACAAGGCGCGCTTTCGCCGCCAGGTGGTGCCAGGCGAGGTCCTCGACCTCGAGGTGACGCTCGGTCGGCTGTCGGCCCGGGCGGGCACGGGGCGGGGCCGGGCGTCGGTGGGAGGCCAGCTCGCCTGCGAGGCCGACCTCCTCTTCGTCATCGTGGACGCCTGA